From the genome of Natranaerovirga pectinivora, one region includes:
- a CDS encoding DUF2512 family protein — MKTALALIVKFIISFLAVWSTLGFIDNNNLNIITLVAAIITIANYFIGDLLILPNLGNIIASIIDGVMAAIIAYITILFVPESFVSLISGIVLGVLIAVAEYFFHIYIVKADKVAP, encoded by the coding sequence ATGAAAACAGCTCTTGCTTTAATCGTTAAATTTATTATTTCTTTTCTTGCTGTTTGGTCAACTTTAGGTTTTATCGATAATAATAATTTGAATATCATTACATTAGTTGCTGCCATTATTACAATTGCTAATTATTTTATTGGTGATCTTCTTATTTTACCTAATTTAGGCAATATTATTGCTAGTATTATTGATGGTGTGATGGCAGCTATTATTGCTTATATTACAATTCTATTCGTCCCAGAGTCTTTTGTAAGTTTAATTAGCGGTATTGTGCTTGGTGTTTTAATTGCCGTTGCTGAATATTTTTTCCATATTTACATTGTTAAAGCAGATAAAGTTGCCCCTTAA